In Gossypium arboreum isolate Shixiya-1 chromosome 6, ASM2569848v2, whole genome shotgun sequence, the following are encoded in one genomic region:
- the LOC108459523 gene encoding transcription factor JUNGBRUNNEN 1-like, with product MEDVEMEKIVSCNTEEEEEEDILLPGFRFHPTDEELVGFYLKRKVEKKLFTIDLIKHVDIYKFDPWDLPRVSKVSSTVGEKEWYFFCKRGRKYKNSIRPNRVTVSGFWKATGIDKPIYGVGEYHNNSIIGLKKSLVYYKGSAGKGTKTDWMMHEFRLPLDQNHAKDNFEEAEVWTVCRIFKRDVTCRKHALDWQNKKKNNNNKKNDNNININWNVQNISAINSRTCSTEESENSLEFLGEKEIENFPGKLNQFSFTSDHHHHHHHQGTSQVLSFSNPNNGDGLFFGQQQWNDEFKPVVDYNFGDSLLYSDW from the exons atggAAGATGTGGAGATGGAGAAAATAGTAAGTTGTAAtacagaagaagaagaagaagaagatatatTGCTACCTGGTTTTAGATTTCATCCCACAGATGAAGAACTAGTAGGGTTTTATCTCAAGAGGAAAGTGGAGAAGAAGCTCTTCACCATTGATTTAATCAAGCATGTTGATATCTACAAATTTGATCCTTGGGATCTTCCAA GGGTTAGCAAAGTCAGCAGCACAGTGGGAGAGAAAGAATGGTATTTCTTTTGCAAGAGAGGGAGGAAGTACAAGAACAGCATAAGACCAAACAGGGTTACAGTTTCAGGGTTTTGGAAAGCGACTGGGATCGACAAGCCAATCTATGGTGTCGGAGAATACCACAATAACTCCATCATTGGTTTGAAGAAATCGTTGGTTTATTATAAAGGAAGTGCTGGTAAAGGCACTAAAACTGATTGGATGATGCACGAATTTCGTCTCCCACTTGATCAAAATCATGCCAAAGACAACTTTGAAGAAGCT GAAGTTTGGACAGTATGCAGAATCTTTAAACGTGATGTTACATGCAGAAAACATGCATTAGATTGGCAAAACAAGaagaaaaataacaataataaaaaaaatgataataatattaatattaattggAATGTGCAAAATATTTCAGCAATTAATTCAAGAACATGCAGTACTGAAGAATCAGAAAATAGCTTGGAGTTTTTAGGtgagaaagaaattgaaaattttcctggaaaattaaatcaattttcgtTTACAAgtgatcatcatcatcatcatcatcatcaaggaACATCTCAAGTTTTAAGCTTTTCAAACCCTAATAATGGCGATGGATTATTCTTTGGACAACAACAATGGAACGATGAGTTCAAGCCAGTTGTAGATTATAATTTTGGTGATTCATTGCTTTATAGTGATTGgtag
- the LOC108458370 gene encoding DNA-directed RNA polymerases II, IV and V subunit 12, whose product MDPQPEPVTYICGDCGQENTLKHGDVIQCRECGYRILYKKRTRRIVQYEAR is encoded by the exons ATGGATCCACAACCTGAACCTGTTACCTATATCTGTGGAG ACTGTGGGCAAGAGAACACATTGAAGCATGGAGATGTGATACAATGCCGGGAATGTGGTTATCGCATTCTTTACAAGAAGCGAACCCGAAGAA TTGTTCAGTATGAAGCTCGCTGA
- the LOC108460745 gene encoding uncharacterized protein LOC108460745 isoform X2, whose product MWAASCLASCCAACACDACRTVVSGISRRSARIAYCGLFALSLVVSWILREVAAPLMEKLPWINHFHKTPDREWFETDAVLRVSLGNFLFFTILAFSMVGVKNQRDPRDAVHHGGWMMKIICWFILVILMFFVPNEIISFYESASKFGAGLFLLVQVVLLLDFVHGWNDKWVGYDEQFWYVALLVVSLVCYLATFGFSGLLFHLFTPSGQDCGLNTFFIVMTLTLVLLFAIVALHPAVGGSILPASVISLYCMYLCYSGLASEPRDYECNGLHKHSKAISTGTLTLGLLTTVLSVVYSAVRAGSSTTLLSPPSSPRAGKPLLPMDKADEHEEKEKNKPVSYSYAFFHIIFSLASMYSAMLLTGWSTSVGESGKLVDVGWPSVWVRIITGWATAGLYIWSLVAPILFPEREF is encoded by the exons ATGTGGGCTGCTTCATGTCTTGCATCATGTTGTGCGGCATGTGCCTGCGATGCATGCCGCACGGTGGTTTCGGGGATTAGTCGGAGATCTGCAAGGATCGCTTATTGTGGACTTTTTGCTCTTTCTCTTGTTGTTTCGTGGATCCTTCGTGAGGTTGCTGCCCCGCTGATGGAGAAGCTCCCTT GGATCAACCATTTCCATAAAACACCCGACAGGGAATGGTTTGAAACGGATGCAGTGCTGCGGGTTAGCTTGGGAAACTTTCTGTTCTTTACTATCCTAGCTTTCTCAATGGTTGGTGTGAAAAACCAGAGGGATCCTCGTGATGCTGTGCACCATGGTGGATGGATGATGAAAATTATCTGCTGGTTCATTttagtgattttgatgttttttgTTCCAAACGAGATTATCAGCTTCTATG AGTCAGCATCAAAGTTTGGCGCAGGACTGTTTCTTTTGGTTCAAGTCGTGCTTTTACTCGACTTTGTTCATGGATGGAATGACAAATGGGTTGGATATGATGAGCAATTctg GTATGTTGCTCTACTAGTTGTTTCTCTTGTTTGTTATTTGGCAACATTTGGCTTCTCGGGACTTCTCTTCCACTTGTTCACTCCATCCGGACAAGATTGTGGACTCAATACCTTCTTTATCGTTATGACCTTGACTCTTGTTCTTTTGTTTGCCATAGTTGCACTGCATCCTGCG GTTGGCGGTAGCATTTTGCCAGCTTCAGTTATATCACTGTACTGCATGTACCTATGCTATAGTGGACTTGCAAGTGAACCGAGAGATTACGAATGCAATGGTCTTCACAAGCATTCAAAAGCAATTTCAACTGGTACCTTGACCTTAGGTCTGCTTACCACTGTCCTGTCAGTTGTCTACTCTGCTGTTCGTGCTGGGTCTTCAACAACTTTACTCTCCCCACCAAGCTCACCTC GTGCAGGAAAGCCTTTGCTTCCAATGGACAAGGCAGATGAACatgaagaaaaagagaagaacAAGCCGGTCTCCTATTCATATGCCTTCTTCCACATAATCTTTTCTCTTGCAAGTATGTACTCAGCAATGCTTTTAACCGGCTGGTCAACCTCGGTTGGGGAAAGCGGGAAGTTAGTCGACGTAGGATGGCCATCGGTTTGGGTTCGGATTATAACTGGGTGGGCAACAGCAGGTCTCTATATATGGTCTCTAGTTGCTCCTATTCTTTTCCCAGAGAGGGAATTTTAG
- the LOC108460745 gene encoding uncharacterized protein LOC108460745 isoform X1, whose product MWAASCLASCCAACACDACRTVVSGISRRSARIAYCGLFALSLVVSWILREVAAPLMEKLPWINHFHKTPDREWFETDAVLRVSLGNFLFFTILAFSMVGVKNQRDPRDAVHHGGWMMKIICWFILVILMFFVPNEIISFYESASKFGAGLFLLVQVVLLLDFVHGWNDKWVGYDEQFWYVALLVVSLVCYLATFGFSGLLFHLFTPSGQDCGLNTFFIVMTLTLVLLFAIVALHPAVGGSILPASVISLYCMYLCYSGLASEPRDYECNGLHKHSKAISTGTLTLGLLTTVLSVVYSAVRAGSSTTLLSPPSSPRAGAGKPLLPMDKADEHEEKEKNKPVSYSYAFFHIIFSLASMYSAMLLTGWSTSVGESGKLVDVGWPSVWVRIITGWATAGLYIWSLVAPILFPEREF is encoded by the exons ATGTGGGCTGCTTCATGTCTTGCATCATGTTGTGCGGCATGTGCCTGCGATGCATGCCGCACGGTGGTTTCGGGGATTAGTCGGAGATCTGCAAGGATCGCTTATTGTGGACTTTTTGCTCTTTCTCTTGTTGTTTCGTGGATCCTTCGTGAGGTTGCTGCCCCGCTGATGGAGAAGCTCCCTT GGATCAACCATTTCCATAAAACACCCGACAGGGAATGGTTTGAAACGGATGCAGTGCTGCGGGTTAGCTTGGGAAACTTTCTGTTCTTTACTATCCTAGCTTTCTCAATGGTTGGTGTGAAAAACCAGAGGGATCCTCGTGATGCTGTGCACCATGGTGGATGGATGATGAAAATTATCTGCTGGTTCATTttagtgattttgatgttttttgTTCCAAACGAGATTATCAGCTTCTATG AGTCAGCATCAAAGTTTGGCGCAGGACTGTTTCTTTTGGTTCAAGTCGTGCTTTTACTCGACTTTGTTCATGGATGGAATGACAAATGGGTTGGATATGATGAGCAATTctg GTATGTTGCTCTACTAGTTGTTTCTCTTGTTTGTTATTTGGCAACATTTGGCTTCTCGGGACTTCTCTTCCACTTGTTCACTCCATCCGGACAAGATTGTGGACTCAATACCTTCTTTATCGTTATGACCTTGACTCTTGTTCTTTTGTTTGCCATAGTTGCACTGCATCCTGCG GTTGGCGGTAGCATTTTGCCAGCTTCAGTTATATCACTGTACTGCATGTACCTATGCTATAGTGGACTTGCAAGTGAACCGAGAGATTACGAATGCAATGGTCTTCACAAGCATTCAAAAGCAATTTCAACTGGTACCTTGACCTTAGGTCTGCTTACCACTGTCCTGTCAGTTGTCTACTCTGCTGTTCGTGCTGGGTCTTCAACAACTTTACTCTCCCCACCAAGCTCACCTCGTGCAG GTGCAGGAAAGCCTTTGCTTCCAATGGACAAGGCAGATGAACatgaagaaaaagagaagaacAAGCCGGTCTCCTATTCATATGCCTTCTTCCACATAATCTTTTCTCTTGCAAGTATGTACTCAGCAATGCTTTTAACCGGCTGGTCAACCTCGGTTGGGGAAAGCGGGAAGTTAGTCGACGTAGGATGGCCATCGGTTTGGGTTCGGATTATAACTGGGTGGGCAACAGCAGGTCTCTATATATGGTCTCTAGTTGCTCCTATTCTTTTCCCAGAGAGGGAATTTTAG